The Campylobacter sp. CN_NE2 genome contains a region encoding:
- a CDS encoding citrate synthase, translated as MAENSVTLTDNRNGKSYNFPILDGNLGPSVVDISTFYKDTGMFTFDRGYTSTAMCRSQITYIDGEKGELLHRGYDIAWLAENKIFLDVVYLLLNKRLPNSDELKEFKTELKTRCFINENILKLFDAFPDRAHPMAVLQACVATLSTYYSRDMNFDDPVEYMELAKRLVAKMPTLAAFYYRHSRGYPQIYPDLDRGFTENFLYMMRSFPHSRFELRPIEVKAFDTVLMLHCDHEQNASTTTVRTVGSTHSHPYSCISAGIGALWGHAHGGANESVIRQLEMIGSVDNVDKYIAKAKDKNDPFRLMGFGHRVYKNYDPRAKVLKKMRNQLIDEIGIDSNLIKIANRIEEIVLNDDYFVSRNLYPNVDFNSGLILKALKIPTEMFAVIFVMGRCPGWISQWMELKEQDTIKIVRPRQLYVGPKDITPKN; from the coding sequence ATGGCAGAAAATTCCGTAACTCTAACCGATAATCGTAATGGTAAGTCATATAATTTCCCGATATTAGACGGAAATTTAGGACCTAGTGTTGTAGATATTTCTACATTTTATAAAGATACAGGAATGTTTACTTTCGATCGTGGTTATACTTCTACTGCGATGTGTCGAAGCCAAATAACTTATATCGACGGCGAAAAAGGCGAACTTTTGCACAGAGGATATGATATAGCGTGGCTTGCCGAAAATAAAATTTTCTTAGATGTGGTTTATTTGCTTTTAAATAAAAGACTTCCGAATTCAGACGAGCTAAAAGAATTCAAAACCGAGTTAAAAACTCGCTGTTTTATCAATGAAAATATCTTAAAACTTTTTGACGCATTTCCTGATCGTGCCCACCCTATGGCAGTTTTACAGGCTTGTGTGGCAACGCTTAGCACATATTATTCACGAGATATGAATTTTGACGATCCAGTTGAATATATGGAACTTGCAAAAAGATTAGTTGCAAAAATGCCTACACTTGCAGCATTTTATTATCGCCACTCACGCGGTTATCCGCAAATTTATCCTGATCTTGATCGCGGATTTACAGAGAATTTCCTTTATATGATGAGATCATTTCCGCACTCTCGTTTTGAATTAAGACCAATCGAAGTTAAAGCTTTTGATACCGTGCTTATGCTTCACTGCGACCACGAGCAAAATGCTTCAACCACGACGGTTAGAACGGTCGGATCAACGCATTCGCACCCGTATTCTTGCATTAGTGCGGGTATTGGCGCACTTTGGGGACATGCGCATGGCGGTGCTAATGAAAGCGTAATTCGCCAACTAGAAATGATAGGAAGTGTCGATAATGTCGATAAATATATCGCAAAAGCAAAAGATAAAAACGATCCGTTTAGACTAATGGGCTTTGGACACAGAGTTTATAAAAACTACGATCCGCGCGCAAAAGTACTTAAAAAAATGAGAAATCAACTAATCGATGAAATCGGCATTGATTCAAATTTAATTAAAATTGCAAATAGAATTGAAGAAATCGTGCTAAATGACGATTATTTCGTTTCGCGCAACCTTTACCCAAATGTTGATTTTAACTCAGGTCTGATTTTAAAGGCGCTAAAAATCCCAACGGAGATGTTTGCGGTAATTTTTGTTATGGGAAGATGTCCGGGGTGGATTTCTCAATGGATGGAACTAAAAGAACAAGATACTATAAAAATCGTTCGCCCAAGACAACTTTATGTCGGCCCAAAAGATATAACTCCGAAAAATTAA
- a CDS encoding YfcE family phosphodiesterase, which produces MLKIGVISDSHHRSDIAKSAIDYLKEKGVDLLLHAGDIVEISTLKDMRDSGIPYKAVLGNNDSFLKSCESEFEIYPEPYDFEFKDLKIRLMHHPFYFENSANLTIYGHTHFFAGVLNGANLTLNSGEICARKKPKHEFAYIEFDEAKFRVFKVEKDFGEKFWNQREIIL; this is translated from the coding sequence ATGCTAAAAATCGGCGTTATCTCGGATTCCCATCATCGCTCTGACATCGCAAAAAGTGCGATTGATTATCTAAAAGAAAAGGGCGTGGATTTGCTGCTTCATGCAGGGGACATCGTAGAAATTTCTACGCTAAAAGATATGCGAGATAGCGGAATTCCGTATAAAGCCGTTTTGGGAAATAATGATTCTTTTTTAAAAAGTTGCGAGAGTGAATTTGAAATTTATCCTGAGCCTTATGATTTTGAATTTAAAGATTTAAAAATTCGCCTTATGCACCACCCGTTTTATTTTGAAAATTCGGCAAATTTAACCATTTACGGGCATACGCATTTTTTTGCCGGTGTTTTAAATGGTGCAAATTTAACGCTAAATTCGGGTGAAATTTGTGCTAGAAAAAAACCAAAACACGAATTTGCATATATCGAATTTGATGAAGCTAAATTTAGAGTTTTTAAGGTTGAAAAGGACTTCGGCGAGAAATTTTGGAACCAAAGGGAAATTATTTTATGA
- a CDS encoding type II asparaginase: MNFLNKVALTTFLAASTLVAKPTIYILATGGTIAGSSESTLSGDYTSGTATVDQLIASVPEIKELATIKGEQISNIGSQEMNNEVWLKLANRVNELLVKNDVDGVVITHGTDTMEESAYFLNLVVKSKKPIVFVGAMRSGTSISADGPLNIFNAVNVAINPKSWGKGALVVLNDEIHAAREVSKTNTTSVATFASPNSGKIGSVNFGIVNYYMQSTRKHTVDSEFNIKDIKEFPRVDIVYAHTNDTADFVNLAVEKGAKGIILAGMGNGNPYPSVAEALENAAKSGVIVVRSSRTGSGSTSVGGEVDDEKLGFLSGDNLNPQKARVLLMTALSKTDDKAKIKEYFATH; this comes from the coding sequence ATGAATTTCTTAAACAAAGTCGCATTAACTACATTTCTAGCTGCTTCAACGCTTGTTGCAAAACCTACTATTTATATATTAGCTACCGGCGGGACGATCGCAGGAAGCAGCGAAAGCACACTTAGCGGAGACTACACATCAGGCACGGCCACCGTAGATCAGCTTATAGCTTCTGTTCCTGAAATAAAAGAACTTGCAACCATAAAAGGTGAGCAAATTTCAAATATCGGCTCACAAGAGATGAATAACGAAGTCTGGCTGAAACTCGCAAATAGAGTAAATGAGCTTTTGGTTAAAAACGATGTTGATGGCGTGGTTATCACGCATGGAACCGATACTATGGAAGAAAGTGCGTATTTTTTAAATTTGGTAGTAAAAAGCAAAAAACCTATCGTTTTTGTGGGAGCCATGCGCTCAGGAACTTCCATAAGCGCAGACGGACCGCTAAATATTTTTAACGCCGTAAATGTCGCGATAAATCCAAAAAGCTGGGGAAAAGGTGCGTTGGTTGTCTTAAACGATGAAATTCACGCCGCAAGAGAAGTAAGCAAAACAAATACAACTTCGGTTGCTACTTTTGCTTCGCCAAATTCGGGTAAAATCGGAAGTGTAAATTTTGGCATTGTAAATTATTATATGCAAAGCACACGCAAACACACGGTAGATAGCGAATTTAACATAAAAGATATAAAAGAATTTCCACGAGTTGATATTGTTTATGCTCACACAAACGATACGGCAGATTTTGTAAATTTAGCCGTAGAAAAAGGCGCAAAAGGGATTATTTTAGCTGGTATGGGAAACGGAAATCCATATCCAAGTGTCGCAGAAGCACTTGAAAATGCTGCAAAAAGTGGCGTTATCGTAGTTCGCTCATCTCGCACAGGAAGCGGCTCGACTAGTGTCGGCGGCGAAGTAGATGATGAAAAACTCGGATTTTTAAGCGGGGATAATTTAAATCCGCAAAAAGCGAGAGTTTTGCTGATGACGGCTTTAAGTAAAACAGATGATAAGGCAAAAATCAAAGAGTATTTTGCGACGCATTAA
- a CDS encoding cation:proton antiporter, translated as MSEISILFSVALIIFLSPYVAKVIKIPISPTEILLGMIFGFFGFLPQNELFKSVSEIGFYYMMFLAGTEVDLKIFLNIKREILKKVLLFLAILYFLTILLVFGFNLEQIFAIVIPTMSIGLLSTLYKDYGKNEIWLNRAMLIGIIGEVISIGVITIGAIYLKNGFGSDLFLHIFALCAFLLMATFVFKGLETLFWWYPNLKTIIMPKYDKNEKDIRFAAAILFFVAGIMLMLDLEIVIGAFIAGTFIPTFFEHKKDLPQKLSGFGFGFLVPIFFIYTGSVVDLRSVLLPGVLPNIVIIVVSMFAFRLIASSVFLKEFKLKNTILTSLSLSMPLTLVIATATIGKTLEIINNEIYYALVLSSIFEAVLSMVLIKFVFNLKKS; from the coding sequence ATGAGCGAAATTTCCATTTTATTTAGCGTTGCTTTGATTATTTTTCTCTCTCCTTATGTCGCAAAAGTGATAAAAATTCCCATTTCTCCGACTGAAATTTTGCTTGGTATGATTTTTGGTTTTTTTGGCTTTTTGCCACAAAATGAGCTATTTAAATCAGTTTCAGAGATAGGATTTTATTATATGATGTTTTTGGCAGGAACTGAGGTTGATTTAAAAATTTTCCTAAATATAAAACGAGAAATTCTAAAAAAAGTGCTTTTATTTTTGGCAATTTTATATTTTTTAACTATTTTATTGGTTTTTGGCTTTAATTTGGAGCAAATTTTTGCCATTGTAATCCCTACGATGAGTATCGGTTTGCTTTCTACGCTTTACAAAGATTACGGCAAAAACGAAATTTGGCTAAATAGAGCAATGCTAATAGGCATTATCGGCGAAGTTATCAGCATTGGCGTCATCACTATCGGCGCGATTTACCTAAAAAACGGCTTTGGAAGCGATTTGTTTTTGCATATTTTTGCACTTTGTGCGTTTTTGCTTATGGCGACTTTTGTTTTCAAAGGGTTAGAGACGCTATTTTGGTGGTATCCGAATTTAAAAACAATCATTATGCCAAAATATGACAAAAATGAAAAAGATATTCGTTTTGCGGCGGCGATTTTGTTTTTTGTAGCAGGAATTATGCTAATGTTAGACCTTGAAATCGTCATCGGTGCATTTATCGCAGGAACCTTCATACCGACATTTTTCGAGCATAAAAAAGATTTGCCACAAAAATTATCGGGTTTTGGTTTTGGATTTTTGGTACCGATATTTTTCATCTACACAGGCTCTGTTGTGGATTTGCGTTCGGTTTTGCTTCCGGGAGTTTTACCAAATATCGTTATAATCGTTGTTTCAATGTTCGCATTTAGATTGATTGCTTCAAGCGTTTTTCTAAAAGAATTTAAATTAAAAAATACGATTTTAACTTCTTTAAGTCTTTCTATGCCGCTAACTTTGGTTATAGCAACAGCTACAATCGGAAAAACACTTGAAATTATAAACAATGAAATTTATTATGCTTTGGTTTTATCAAGTATTTTTGAAGCCGTTCTTTCGATGGTTTTAATCAAATTTGTATTTAATTTAAAAAAATCTTAA
- the topA gene encoding type I DNA topoisomerase → MKNLIIVESPAKAKTIKKFLGDEYEVIASKGHIRDLPTKKFGIKIDENHFEPQYEISSDHAAVVKEIKNLAKQSDQIYLATDEDREGEAIAYHIAVSIGKKPESLPRIVFHEITKTAIQNALNSPRKLNIDSVNAQQARRLLDRIVGYKLSPLLNLKIQKGLSAGRVQSAALKIVVDKEREIKAFKPVEYYSIDAIFKKKLEAELVKFDGVKMEKLSVNSAKFADEIVKSVEIEKFSVSAIESKERKTNPYAPFMTSTLQQSASSSLGFSPKKTMSLAQSLYEGVNTKSGGAITYMRTDSLNIAKEAIAMARDFIKSEFGDNYLPKSPNFYTTSSKGAQEAHEAIRPTDLKFTPELAAATLPKDEARLYTLIYNRFVASQMTPSVSQIQTVNIKGQKSEFRLSGRKVSFDGFYRIYGDLDKDRILPSLNIGDEMSLEKISSEQHFTEPPARYSEASLVKKLESLGIGRPSTYAPTISLLSARKYVEIEKKQLVPTEIAFKITEMLEKNFENIVDSEFTSKMEEKLDDIAENKADWQEILSDFYYPFIEKISEGKTNIASQKVAISIGEACPECGGDLLKRSGRFGEFIACSNFPKCKYSRNLKSENGDENSATATKKVAKEIGVKCPECGGEIVERFSRRGKFYGCKSYPKCKFVSNYEPTNLKCPECKKSHLVKKELKSGTFFECPACKFKEKQD, encoded by the coding sequence ATGAAAAATTTAATAATAGTGGAATCTCCCGCAAAGGCAAAAACGATTAAAAAATTTTTAGGCGATGAATACGAAGTAATCGCCTCAAAAGGGCATATTAGGGATTTGCCGACAAAAAAATTTGGTATAAAAATCGATGAAAATCATTTTGAACCACAATATGAAATCAGTAGCGACCACGCTGCGGTTGTAAAAGAGATAAAAAATTTAGCAAAACAAAGCGATCAAATTTACCTTGCAACGGACGAAGATAGAGAAGGAGAAGCAATAGCCTATCATATCGCCGTTTCTATCGGCAAAAAACCGGAATCCTTGCCACGCATTGTTTTCCATGAAATCACAAAAACTGCAATCCAAAACGCCTTAAATTCGCCACGCAAACTAAATATCGATAGCGTAAATGCTCAACAAGCAAGGCGTTTGCTAGATAGAATTGTTGGTTACAAACTAAGTCCGCTTTTGAATTTAAAAATCCAAAAAGGGCTAAGTGCAGGGCGTGTGCAAAGCGCAGCTCTAAAAATCGTAGTAGATAAAGAGCGCGAAATAAAGGCCTTTAAACCTGTTGAATATTATAGTATCGATGCGATTTTTAAGAAAAAACTTGAAGCCGAATTAGTTAAATTTGACGGCGTTAAAATGGAAAAACTAAGCGTAAATTCTGCTAAATTTGCCGATGAAATAGTTAAAAGCGTTGAAATAGAGAAATTTAGTGTTAGTGCGATTGAGAGCAAAGAACGAAAAACAAATCCTTATGCGCCGTTTATGACTTCAACCTTGCAACAAAGCGCTAGTTCAAGTCTTGGTTTTAGCCCTAAAAAAACGATGAGTTTGGCTCAAAGCCTTTATGAGGGCGTAAATACGAAATCAGGCGGTGCGATAACCTATATGAGAACCGACTCGCTAAATATCGCAAAAGAAGCCATTGCTATGGCAAGAGATTTCATAAAGAGCGAATTTGGCGATAATTACCTGCCAAAAAGCCCAAATTTTTATACAACTTCAAGCAAAGGCGCACAAGAAGCACACGAAGCTATAAGGCCTACTGATTTGAAATTTACGCCAGAGCTTGCGGCGGCGACTTTGCCAAAAGATGAAGCAAGGCTTTATACGCTTATTTACAACCGATTTGTGGCTTCGCAAATGACGCCAAGCGTGTCGCAAATTCAAACCGTAAATATTAAAGGGCAAAAAAGCGAATTTAGGCTAAGCGGTAGAAAGGTAAGTTTTGACGGATTTTACCGAATTTACGGGGATTTGGATAAAGATAGAATTTTGCCAAGCCTAAATATCGGCGATGAAATGAGCTTAGAAAAAATTTCTAGCGAACAGCATTTTACCGAGCCGCCTGCAAGGTATTCAGAAGCTAGTTTGGTTAAAAAGCTAGAAAGTTTAGGTATCGGACGGCCTTCTACTTATGCGCCGACGATTTCTTTGCTAAGTGCTAGAAAATATGTAGAAATCGAGAAAAAGCAGTTGGTTCCGACCGAGATTGCATTTAAAATCACGGAAATGTTGGAGAAAAATTTTGAAAATATAGTCGATAGCGAATTTACTTCAAAAATGGAAGAAAAACTTGACGATATAGCCGAAAATAAGGCAGATTGGCAAGAAATTTTATCTGATTTTTACTATCCTTTTATAGAAAAAATAAGCGAAGGAAAAACAAATATCGCTAGTCAAAAAGTAGCCATCAGTATCGGCGAAGCATGTCCTGAGTGTGGCGGAGATCTGCTAAAACGAAGTGGTAGATTTGGCGAATTTATCGCTTGTTCAAATTTTCCAAAATGTAAATATTCAAGGAATTTAAAGAGCGAAAATGGCGATGAAAATAGTGCGACTGCCACAAAAAAAGTCGCCAAAGAAATCGGCGTAAAATGCCCAGAGTGTGGTGGCGAAATCGTGGAGAGATTTTCAAGGCGGGGCAAATTTTATGGCTGTAAAAGCTACCCAAAATGCAAATTTGTAAGCAACTACGAACCGACAAATTTAAAATGCCCTGAGTGCAAAAAATCGCATTTGGTAAAAAAAGAGCTAAAAAGCGGAACTTTTTTTGAGTGTCCGGCTTGTAAATTTAAAGAAAAACAAGATTAA
- a CDS encoding LysE/ArgO family amino acid transporter: MFVSFLNGAILSFSLIIAIGAQNVFVLQQGLMKNHIFVVCFICFICDAILMACGIFGIGEVFAKNENLSFWLGVCGILFLLAFGLNAFISSFRGSNFAKIKNAVPQKLSKTALKTLAVTLLNPHVYLDTVVIVGGIGTTLNLQERIYFWLGSVLASFIWFFSLGYGAMKLSKLFMNTKAWRIIDFVVGIFMFYIAFLLIRFILKI; this comes from the coding sequence ATGTTTGTCTCTTTTTTAAACGGAGCGATTTTAAGCTTTTCCCTAATCATCGCCATCGGCGCACAAAATGTTTTTGTTTTACAACAAGGACTTATGAAAAATCATATTTTTGTTGTTTGCTTTATCTGCTTTATTTGTGATGCGATTTTGATGGCGTGTGGGATTTTTGGTATCGGCGAAGTTTTTGCAAAAAATGAAAATTTATCATTTTGGCTTGGCGTGTGTGGCATTTTATTTTTACTCGCTTTTGGCTTAAACGCTTTTATTTCGTCATTTCGTGGCTCAAATTTCGCTAAAATCAAAAATGCCGTCCCACAAAAACTCTCAAAAACAGCACTCAAAACCCTTGCCGTTACGCTTTTAAATCCGCATGTTTATTTAGATACCGTTGTTATCGTAGGCGGAATAGGAACCACGCTAAATTTGCAAGAGCGAATTTATTTTTGGTTAGGAAGCGTTCTTGCATCTTTTATTTGGTTTTTTTCTCTTGGATACGGTGCTATGAAGCTTTCAAAACTTTTTATGAACACAAAAGCTTGGCGAATTATTGATTTTGTAGTTGGCATTTTTATGTTTTATATAGCTTTTTTGTTGATAAGATTTATATTAAAAATTTAA
- a CDS encoding saccharopine dehydrogenase family protein has protein sequence MSHILIIGAGGVSRVATVKCAMNSQVFTKITLASRTKSKCDEIAKFIKDRLGVEIATAKIDADDTEAVAKFAKEIGADLLLNVALPYQDLTLMDACLKAGIPYIDTANYEHPDTAHFEYKLQWAKNDDFKNAGIPALLGSGFDPGVTNVFCAYAQQNLFDEINEIDILDCNAGDHGYAFATNFNPEINLREVSANGRYWEDGSWITTKPLEIMMKWDYPKVGVKDSYLLYHEEMESLVKNIKGLKRIRFFMTFGQSYLTHMRCLENVGMLRIDEVEHNGMKIVPIQFLKTLLPDPASLGPRTKGKTNIGCVIKGVKDGKPRKVYIYNVCDHEECYAETGAQAVSYTTGVPAMIGSMMIATGKWNGKGVFNMEEFDAKPFMDELNRQGLPWEIIEMDPNESRVVE, from the coding sequence ATGAGCCATATTTTGATTATCGGAGCGGGTGGAGTAAGCCGTGTGGCAACCGTGAAATGTGCGATGAATTCGCAGGTTTTTACCAAAATCACACTAGCAAGTAGAACTAAAAGCAAATGCGATGAAATCGCTAAATTTATAAAAGATCGCCTTGGCGTAGAAATCGCAACGGCCAAAATCGATGCCGATGATACGGAAGCCGTGGCAAAATTCGCCAAAGAAATCGGGGCAGATTTGCTTTTAAATGTGGCTTTACCGTATCAAGATCTCACACTAATGGACGCTTGTTTGAAAGCTGGTATCCCATATATCGATACCGCAAACTACGAGCACCCAGACACCGCGCACTTTGAATACAAACTTCAATGGGCGAAAAATGATGATTTTAAAAACGCAGGAATTCCCGCACTTCTTGGAAGCGGATTTGATCCGGGCGTTACAAATGTATTTTGCGCCTACGCGCAGCAAAATTTATTCGATGAAATAAATGAGATTGATATTTTGGACTGCAACGCAGGAGACCACGGATACGCGTTTGCGACAAATTTTAACCCAGAAATTAATCTGCGTGAAGTTTCAGCTAATGGTAGATACTGGGAAGATGGCTCGTGGATCACCACAAAACCGCTTGAAATAATGATGAAATGGGACTATCCCAAAGTCGGCGTAAAAGATAGCTATTTGCTTTACCACGAAGAAATGGAAAGTTTGGTTAAAAATATCAAGGGCTTAAAGCGAATTCGCTTTTTTATGACTTTTGGGCAAAGTTATCTTACGCACATGCGTTGCCTAGAAAATGTCGGCATGCTTCGAATCGATGAAGTAGAACACAACGGCATGAAAATCGTGCCAATCCAGTTTTTAAAGACTTTGCTTCCTGACCCTGCAAGTCTAGGACCACGCACCAAAGGCAAAACAAATATCGGCTGCGTGATAAAAGGCGTCAAAGACGGAAAACCACGCAAAGTTTATATTTACAATGTCTGCGACCACGAAGAGTGCTACGCAGAGACTGGCGCACAAGCCGTTAGCTACACCACAGGCGTACCTGCGATGATTGGCTCAATGATGATAGCAACTGGCAAATGGAATGGAAAAGGCGTATTTAATATGGAAGAATTTGATGCCAAGCCATTTATGGACGAGCTAAATCGCCAAGGCTTACCATGGGAAATCATCGAAATGGATCCAAACGAAAGTAGAGTTGTGGAGTAA
- the dcd gene encoding dCTP deaminase, protein MGLKSDKWIRKMSVENEMITPFCEENVGKGVVSYGVSSYGYDIRVGNEFKIFTNIGGTVVDPKNFDEKNVVDFVGDVCIVPPNSFALARTVEYFKMPRDVLAICLGKSTYARCGIIVNVTPFEPGFEGHITIEISNTTPLPAKIYANEGIAQVLFLQGDEPCEVSYSDKKGKYQSQTGITLPRILK, encoded by the coding sequence ATGGGTTTAAAAAGCGACAAGTGGATACGAAAAATGAGCGTAGAAAATGAAATGATAACGCCATTTTGCGAAGAAAATGTTGGCAAAGGCGTGGTAAGTTATGGCGTTTCTAGCTATGGATATGATATAAGAGTAGGAAATGAGTTTAAAATCTTTACAAATATCGGCGGAACGGTTGTGGATCCAAAGAATTTTGATGAAAAAAATGTGGTTGATTTTGTAGGCGATGTCTGCATTGTCCCGCCAAATTCGTTCGCACTTGCTAGAACTGTGGAGTATTTTAAAATGCCACGCGATGTTTTAGCGATTTGTCTTGGCAAAAGCACTTATGCAAGGTGCGGAATAATCGTAAATGTAACGCCGTTTGAGCCGGGATTTGAAGGTCATATTACGATTGAGATTTCAAATACAACGCCATTGCCTGCTAAAATTTACGCAAATGAAGGCATTGCGCAAGTTTTATTTTTGCAAGGTGATGAGCCGTGCGAAGTAAGTTATAGCGACAAAAAAGGCAAATACCAAAGTCAAACAGGCATTACTTTGCCACGAATTTTGAAATAA